AGACAATTAATGAAAACGAAGGGATGAAAACCTGCGCAATTTCTTTAACAGAAGCAAAACAATTATCTTCATCTATAACAGAAGATGGAGATTCTATTTTAATCGACATTGAATTTGAGAAACTTCCTAAAAGTATTTTTCTCCCTGTAAAACAACAATTTGTTCAAAAAATAACAGAAATGGTTAGAGAAAGAACTCTTTCTAAATATTCAAAATTAAAAGGTACAATAGTAAAAGCTAAATTAATTTCTATAACCAAATCAGGATATATTTATGAAATTGAAGAAGATCAAGTTCACGCTTTTATGCCTAAACAACTATCTGCAAATTCTAAAAGAAGAAACGAATTAGGTGTTTTAGAAGAAGTTTATATAGAAGATATAGCAGAAGAAGCAAAAGACACACAAATAATTTTGTCTACAATTTCTAACAACATATTAAATGAATTTTTAAAAAGAGAAATACCTGAAATTGAAAGTGGCGAAATTGAAATAGTAAGAATTGCTAGACATGCAGGTGAAAGATCAAAAGTAGCTATAAAATCAAATTCCGAAACTTTAATTAATGGTTTAGGAGCTTTAATAGGAAAATCTGGAAATAGAATAGAGTTTATTTCTAAAGAACTAGATGGTGAAAAAATTGATGTTATTGAATTTAGTGAAGATCCTGTTAAATTTATAGTAAATGCACTTTCACCAGCAAAAACAGTTTCAGTTTTAACCTTTAGATCTAAAAAATCTAGCAAAATTGTTGTAGTAGTTCCTGATTCACACCATTCATTAGCTATTGGTAAAAAAGGAATAAATGTTTCTTTAGCATCAGAATTAACTAGATCAAGAATTGATATTTACCCTTATAGTAAAGCAATTAACGATGAAATGAATATAGTTTGAAATGGTAACATTGCAGACCAACAAGAATTAGAACTAATAGAATTAGAAGCGAAAAATAAATTGAATTCATCAGAAATTAATTCTTCAAATACACATAAAACAAGAAAAGAAAAAAGAAAAATTAATCCTAATTACTTATTAGATGAATTTGATAGAGACATACAAAAATATAATGAAGATTTTGGTTTAATTGAAGAGAATTACTCAATTGAAAAAACAAACAAAATTAATAATGTAACTAACAAAGATAGAATGTTAAATACATTAGATGCTAACTCAATTTTCGAAGAAACATTATCGGATTTTGAAAATAAAATATCAGATCCAAAAACCGAAATTGATAACTCTTACACAAAAGAGGAATTAACTCAAATACAAGAAGAAATTAAAAATTATAAAATTGATAATGATTTAGCAGCTTTCGCAGGACTTAAAGATTTTGATTTTGATGTAAACGATGCAGATTGAGACGATGAGGAAAATGAAAAATAATAAATCTTATTCTAGAAAATGTATTTTTACAGGTGAAATATTAGAAATAGATAAATTATTAAGGTTCACAAAAAATAAAAGTAATATTGTAATTTTTGATAAAGATAAAAATTTACAAGGTAGAGGTTCTTACTTAAAAAATGATTTTGAAATAGTAACAAAAGCACTTGATAAAAAGAGTTTTAATCGCTCATTTAAAATGAATATCTCAAAAGAAAATTATGAAGAATTAAGAAAGGAAGTTATATTATTTTATGGCAAAAATTAAACAAAGAAAATCTAATGTGGAAGAAATTAAATCACAATTAGTTAGTGTAAAGACAGAATTAAAAGATGGTGTTTTCATTTTTACAGGCCCAATGACAATTTCAGAATTTACAACCAAAATTAAAAAATCTGCTAATGAAGTTGTTTCTTACTTTTTTAAAAAAGGTAAAATGTATACCTTAAATAACACTTTAAACGAAGAAGAAATTGCAGAATTATGTATTGAATACGGTTTTGACTTTCAAAGGGAAGTAGAAATAAATGCTTCTAATTTTATGGATCAAATTGAAATAAACGATAATGAAGAAGAAATGGAATCTAGAGTACCTATTATTACTATAATGGGTCATGTTGACCACGGGAAAACAACTTTATTAGACACAATTAGAAAATCTAATGTTGCACATGGTGAAGCTGGTGGTATTACACAACACACAGGAGCTTATCAAGTTGAATACCAAAATAAAAAAATTACATTTTTAGACACTCCTGGTCATGAAGCTTTTACAGAAATGAGAGCAAGAGGAACGAAAGTTACTGACATTGTTATTTTAGTAGTTGCAGCTGATGATGGTGTAATGCCACAAACTGTTGAAGCCATTAATCATGCTTTAAGTGCTAAAGTTCCAATTATTGTTTTTGTAAATAAAATGGATAAACCTAATATAGATGTAGAAAGAATTAAATCAGAGCTTTCAACACATAATATTTTACCTGAAGAATGAGGCGGAAATAATATGTTTGTCTACGGTTCAGGTAAAACCGGCCAAGGATTAAACCAATTATTTGAAGCTATTAATTTACAGGCTGAAATTTTAGATTTAAAAGCTAATAAAAATAGATACCCAATAGGAACAGTTATAGAATCTAGATTAGATAAAGGTAAAGGAACGGTTGCAACTTTAATAGTACAACACGGAACACTTTATCCAAGAGATTTTATTGTAGCTGGTTCTAAATATGGAAAAATTAGGACACTAGAAAACTCATTAGGTGAACCAATTGAAAAAGCAACTCCAGGAACACCTGTTATAATAACTGGTCTTAATTATGTTCCTTTAGCAGGAGATAAATTCTTCGGTTTCACAGATGAAAAATTTGCTAAAAATTTAGCGCAAGAAAAAGCTTTTACAGATAAACAAACCGCTTTAAAAGAGAAAAACTTAATTACTTTAGAAGAAGGAAAAAAAATTATAAATATAATTATAAAAAGTGATGTTCAAGGAACAGCTGAAGCTATTAAATCTTCTCTTGAAAAATTAAAAAATGAAGAAGGAATGGTAAAGGTTATTCATTCATCAGTTGGAGATGTAACAAAGGCAGATATTTTACTAGCCGAAGCTTCAAATGCCATAATATATGTTTTTAATTCAAATGTACCTAGTTCTATTAAACAATTTGCTAATCAACAAAAAATAGATATTAAAGAGTATTCTGTTATTTATAAAATAACCGAAGAAGTTGAAGCTATGTTAAAAGGTTTTAAAGAACCTAAATATGAAGAAAAGAATATTGGTGAAGCATTAATATTAAAAGTGTTTTCTTATTCAAAAGTAGGGCAAATTGCAGGATGTACCATGGTTAATGGTAAATTTAAAACAAATTGTAAAGTAAAAGTATTTAGAAAAAATAAATTAATTCATGAGGGAAAATTAGATTCACTAAGAAAAGGATTAAATGACACAAAAGAAGTGGCTATGGGTATGGAATTTGGTTGTCACATCTATAAATTTAATGATATACAAGTAGATGATATTATTAAAGCATATGAAGATGTATTAATAGAAGAGTAAAATATGAATAAAATTACTTTAAGAAAGAAAGAATCTCATTATTTTCTTTTAGTTTCAAAGATAATAGGTGAGGAAATAACAAATTCTAATGTATATGGAGCCACAGTTAATGATGTTAAATTATCTAATGATGGATCTCATTTAAAAATATTTTTAAGTTTTATCAAAAATTCACAAAAAGGATTAGAAGCTATAAATAACGCAAAAGGTTATATACGAAGTCAAATTGCTAAAACGGTAAATTCTAGGAAAGTGCCAGAACTTCATTTCTTTCTAGATGAAGTATTTAATAGTGCTCAAAAAATAGAAGAAATATTAAAAGAAATAAAAAAACAAAAAAATCAGAACGATTAAAATTAAATATTTGATAATAGCTAAAAGTTTTTAATTTTCTTAAATAAAAATCAAGCAAAACTATAATGAATCTAAAAATTAGTTTTGCTTGATTTTTTATCTAGGATTTTATTTTCAAATTTCAAAATATTTAAAGACTACTTCGATAAAATAAACCATTTTAAATAATGCTATAATTTATTATATATAATAAAAAAGAAGGTGCTTATTATGGAAGATACTAATAAAAATAAAAGATTAAAAGAAGTAAAATTTTTTTCCGCTTCTTATTTTTCTTTAGTTCTTTTGTTTATGGTGTTTTTCATTACATTATCATCAATTTTTAAAATATGGGAACAAGACAATTTTTTACAAATTTTATCATTAAGTGTAATAATTATAACACTACCATTTATTCTTTTTTCAACAGCATTAATACTATTTAGAAGCGTTGATACACCAAAAGGAAAAAACCAATTGAATATATATTATTTTATTTTAATAAAGAAAAGATAGAAAATACGAAAGTTCTAACTAAAAAAGAACATTTAATTTTAAAGGTTGCATTTTTTGTAGTGTACTTTATTTTATTATCATCTTTTATATCATTGACGACTTTAGTTTTTGTTAGCGCTATTAACCGTATAAATAGTGAACAAATTAAATTTGTTCAGTTTATATTATTTGACTGTCTTTTTATAACTTCTCATTCTTCAATTTTGTTAAAAAAAATTTACCAGGTATATATAGGTAGAAGCGATGAACGCAAAAAAACAGATTTTTTATATTTTTATAATTATTAAAATGAAGAAAAACATACTTTTTAAAATTATTAATATATTATTAAAACTAGACTTTCTAATTGTTATTCAAGGAAATTCTAGTTTTTTATCGACATAATTACTGGTATTTCGTAAAATGACACACATATATTTACATTTGAAATTGTAAATAAATATTATTAAAATCACTTTTTTAAACTAATAAAAAACTTAATACATATGTTAAATTTCAAAAGAAATTGAAAGTAAATAAAGCCTAAAAAATTTACATTTTATAATGCCACAAACAATATTGTTACGTTCTGAAATGTAAATTAAAATGTACGACTAGTTTTTATTTTAAAGCGCTGTACTAGAATTTATAAAATATACCGTCCTATTAGTTAGTTTAACAACAATAAATCAAATCTCTTTTTTTCTTTATTCTGTCTGTAATGAAATTTGTACATATAAATTAAAATGATTTAATTTATTGTCTTTGAAATTTAAAAATATAAAAAATTCATATTTATTTGTAAAATTTTTATAAATATTCAAAATTTATAAGATTAATTTAAATAAATTTGCATTTTTACTTAAAAGGTGTTATAATCATAACACGCAAAAATAAAGGAGTAATTATTATGGAAAATAGCGATAAAAATATAGAATTTAAAAAAATAAAAATTTTATCTATAAGTTATTTTTCTATAAATTTTATATTATTAATATCTTTTATTGTTTTTGGATCTTTTTTCAAAATATGAAAACATGAGAACTTCTTAATAGCCATATCACTTTTTTCAATATCTGTTAATTTTTTTCAATCTATTATTCTTTTAGCATTAAAATATTCTAGAGATAATGGTGTCCCTAAAGGAAAAAAAGCGATTGAATACATATTATTTTATTTTAATAAAGAAAAGATAGAAAATATTAAAGTTTTAACGAATAGAGGAAAATTTTTACTAAAGAGCGCAATTATTACTTTAGTATTTATTATGATATCTATTATTACAATGATTATGATTTTTGTGTTACTAGGTATCAGTGGTAGCGATAAAGAAGAAAATTATTTTATTGTGTTTTTATTAATTATTTTCTTATACTTTTTAGTTTTAGTATTTCTTATATTAAAGAAAATTTGTCATGTATATATAGGGAAAAGCGAAAAAAAGAAAAAGACAGATTTTATTTTCTTTTTTTTGCTTTAAAAATAAAGAAAAAATACACTTTATAAAATTTTTAATACATTATCAAAATTAGACTTTACGATTATTATTCAAGAGAGTTCTAGTTTTTATATTAATGGAGTTGATGATATTTTACCGAACGATATAGATATTATTTTTTTAATAAAAAGGAAAAGAACATTTTAAAAAACTTAATTATTATTTTAAATAAGAAATTATTTTTTCGATTTTTTTGTAAAAAATAAATTTGAAAATAAACAACAAAATTATTGTCTTACATTTTTCTTTTCAAAAATATAAGATGAGGAAATTGGCTTTAAATTAGAAATATTTAAAAATTTATTAATAGCATATTTAAAAATTATTTTAGTATATATAAAACTTGATTTTTATAAACTCATAATGAATCTAATAAATCTTAAAATCGTTGCATAATTTTCGAATAGATAGAAAACTCATTTTAGCATTTTATTTACTTATATATTTAATAATATTAACAAAGTAATTTTTATTTTTTTAGCACTCTAATATAAAATGTGCTAAAATTTTTTATATTATGGCAAAAAGAGATTATTATGAAGTATTAGGTGTTGATAAAAATGCTACTGAAAAAGATATTAAAATAGCTTATAGAAAATTAGCTATGAAATATCATCCAGATAAAAACAAAGAGTCAGATGCTGAAGAAAAATTCAAAGAAGTTAATGAAGCATATGAAATTTTATCAGATTCTCAAAAAAGACAACAATATGATGAATATGGCCATGATGCCTTTGATCCTAATAGAACTGCTGGTTTTGGTGATTTTGGTTTTGGTGGCTTTAGTGATTTTTTTGGAGATATTTTTGGAGGATCTAAAAGATCAAGAAGTAGTAATTATCCCGAAGATGGTAATGACTATAAAATGGAATATACTATCTCCTTTATTGATTCTATTTTAGGTACAGAAATAAAAAGAAAATTTGAAAAATATTCTACTTGCTCACATTGTCAAGGTACAGGAGCAGAGTCATTTAATGACATATCAACTTGTTCAACATGTAATGGATCAGGTACAATGACACAAGTAATAAGAACCCCTTTTGGTTCAATACAAAACAGTAAAACATGTTCAACATGTAAAGGAAAAGGGAAACAAGTTACTAAATTATGTCATTTATGTCAAGGTAAAGGTTTAATGAAAGAAGCTAAAGAATTAACAGTTTCTATTCCTGCAGGAATTAAAGATGGTCAATCTATTGTCTTAAACGGATATGGTGGACCAGGTAAAAATGGAGGAATGAATGGTGATCTTTACATTGAAATAAATGTTAGAGAACATAAACATTACATAAGAACCGGTGATGATATTCATTTAACAGTTCCTGTTTCTATAACAGATATTATTGCTGAAAATGAAATTGATATTCCTACACCTTATGGAATTGAAAAATTAAAAATGAATAATTCTTATAAATCAGGTGACATCTTAACCATAAAAAACAAAGGTGCAAAAAACCCTAAAAATCCTAATATCAAAGGCAATATGAAAGTGCATATTCAATTAAATGTTCCAAAATTATCTAAAAACGAACAAAAAGAACTAATAAAAATTTTAAACAGTACAAATGATGAAATTAAAAGAAAATGATTAAAGGATTTTGAATAAAAATAAATTAAGTATTTATATAAGATAACATTTTAAGCTCAAAATACTTAGTTTATTTTTTTTATTTTAACTTTGATTAAAAAAAATTAAAAATTATTTAAATTTTTACACTTTTTTTAATAAGTTATCTAATTAAAAAAATAATAAATAGTATAATTTTAATATTAATTATTTAATTTAAAGGAGTATTATGGAATTCAAATTCATCAAACCGGGAAAAGTTATGTTTTCCAAAAACGATTTAATTCGTTTTTTAGATATAGATGGAAAATTAATTGATCCTAAAAATGAACCAAAATTAACAAAAGAACAACTTATTAAAGCTTATAAATTTATGGTTTTATCT
This genomic interval from Mesomycoplasma molare contains the following:
- the nusA gene encoding transcription termination factor NusA; this encodes MARKKEISNQNIEKKYFFSYLNDVANSRKINKEDIVNILEESFKNTITKNLDPEAEIELIMDYDKEIIRLVNKNALVLSDEEYEKTINENEGMKTCAISLTEAKQLSSSITEDGDSILIDIEFEKLPKSIFLPVKQQFVQKITEMVRERTLSKYSKLKGTIVKAKLISITKSGYIYEIEEDQVHAFMPKQLSANSKRRNELGVLEEVYIEDIAEEAKDTQIILSTISNNILNEFLKREIPEIESGEIEIVRIARHAGERSKVAIKSNSETLINGLGALIGKSGNRIEFISKELDGEKIDVIEFSEDPVKFIVNALSPAKTVSVLTFRSKKSSKIVVVVPDSHHSLAIGKKGINVSLASELTRSRIDIYPYSKAINDEMNIVWNGNIADQQELELIELEAKNKLNSSEINSSNTHKTRKEKRKINPNYLLDEFDRDIQKYNEDFGLIEENYSIEKTNKINNVTNKDRMLNTLDANSIFEETLSDFENKISDPKTEIDNSYTKEELTQIQEEIKNYKIDNDLAAFAGLKDFDFDVNDADWDDEENEK
- a CDS encoding YlxR family protein — encoded protein: MKNNKSYSRKCIFTGEILEIDKLLRFTKNKSNIVIFDKDKNLQGRGSYLKNDFEIVTKALDKKSFNRSFKMNISKENYEELRKEVILFYGKN
- the infB gene encoding translation initiation factor IF-2, yielding MAKIKQRKSNVEEIKSQLVSVKTELKDGVFIFTGPMTISEFTTKIKKSANEVVSYFFKKGKMYTLNNTLNEEEIAELCIEYGFDFQREVEINASNFMDQIEINDNEEEMESRVPIITIMGHVDHGKTTLLDTIRKSNVAHGEAGGITQHTGAYQVEYQNKKITFLDTPGHEAFTEMRARGTKVTDIVILVVAADDGVMPQTVEAINHALSAKVPIIVFVNKMDKPNIDVERIKSELSTHNILPEEWGGNNMFVYGSGKTGQGLNQLFEAINLQAEILDLKANKNRYPIGTVIESRLDKGKGTVATLIVQHGTLYPRDFIVAGSKYGKIRTLENSLGEPIEKATPGTPVIITGLNYVPLAGDKFFGFTDEKFAKNLAQEKAFTDKQTALKEKNLITLEEGKKIINIIIKSDVQGTAEAIKSSLEKLKNEEGMVKVIHSSVGDVTKADILLAEASNAIIYVFNSNVPSSIKQFANQQKIDIKEYSVIYKITEEVEAMLKGFKEPKYEEKNIGEALILKVFSYSKVGQIAGCTMVNGKFKTNCKVKVFRKNKLIHEGKLDSLRKGLNDTKEVAMGMEFGCHIYKFNDIQVDDIIKAYEDVLIEE
- the rbfA gene encoding 30S ribosome-binding factor RbfA gives rise to the protein MNKITLRKKESHYFLLVSKIIGEEITNSNVYGATVNDVKLSNDGSHLKIFLSFIKNSQKGLEAINNAKGYIRSQIAKTVNSRKVPELHFFLDEVFNSAQKIEEILKEIKKQKNQND
- the dnaJ gene encoding molecular chaperone DnaJ is translated as MAKRDYYEVLGVDKNATEKDIKIAYRKLAMKYHPDKNKESDAEEKFKEVNEAYEILSDSQKRQQYDEYGHDAFDPNRTAGFGDFGFGGFSDFFGDIFGGSKRSRSSNYPEDGNDYKMEYTISFIDSILGTEIKRKFEKYSTCSHCQGTGAESFNDISTCSTCNGSGTMTQVIRTPFGSIQNSKTCSTCKGKGKQVTKLCHLCQGKGLMKEAKELTVSIPAGIKDGQSIVLNGYGGPGKNGGMNGDLYIEINVREHKHYIRTGDDIHLTVPVSITDIIAENEIDIPTPYGIEKLKMNNSYKSGDILTIKNKGAKNPKNPNIKGNMKVHIQLNVPKLSKNEQKELIKILNSTNDEIKRKWLKDFE